AGACCTCTTCGATGACCTCTTCCTCGTAGGTTTCTTCGTAAACCTCCTCGTAGGTCTCCTCGTAGGTCTCCTCGATAACAATCTCTTCTTCGTAATAGACGTCCTCGGCAAGCGCTGCTGTCGGGAAAGAAGAAACGCCCATTGCCAGCCCGAAAGCGGCGGCAACAGCCAGACCAAGATGCATGTCGCGTATCATGTGGAATCCCCCATTCATGAAACTGTAAAAAACAACTGTGCTACCGCCGAAAGGCAAGCGCAAGCAGCACGAGCCTCACTGCTCAACATATGTTTTTCGCAGCGACACGCGATATTCATGGTGTGTTCAGAAACCAGGCTCCGGACGCAGGCAGAAACTCAGTCGGTATCTCGACCGTTGCCATCAGCGCGCCTCGCCACCTCACCCAGCACCACCGCAACGCCGCGTACGGCAAAATAGCCCAGTGCCCCGGCAACCAGCGCAACGAAGGGCCAGTCGGCAAAATATCCGGTGACCTGCATCGCCCCATAGGCAACCACAGTCGTGCCCGCCCACGCGCCCAAAGCGGTTTTACGCCCGCCATCTTCATACCAGGCGGGTGTCCAGTCATCGTCACCCATCACCGATGACGCCCCGTCCAGCGGCTCAACATCAGCCAAAGGGGCGCTCTGCGCCACAGCCATTTGCGGCTGGGCAGAGGCGGATGTGTTCAAATCATGTGGCTCGCGCGCATCGTTCATGCGGTGAGCTTAACGGTGTTTTGCCATCAAGGTGGCAAGTTTCGCGCGTTTTTGGCAATCTTTGTGAGAGCATCCCGGTCGGCAACGTCCGGGCATGGGGACGTGCTCATTTTTTTGGGCCCGGGCGGCAAATCTGCGCGTACGACTGTCTGATAGGCGGTCTGCAGATCCCGGGGCAAGTTGGGGTTTAATGAAACGGCATGCTTGAAGCATTCATGCTCATTTTGCTGGGTGTCCTGATAATGGCACTCATCTCACTGGCCCTGGCCCCCCTGCTGTGGTCACGCGCGGCACGTATCACCACCCAGCGGGTGCAGCAGGATGTGCACTCGACGGCCTTCTCGGAGGCCAGCCAACACGTCTCCAAGCGCTACGAAGGCAAAATCGCCGAGCGGGAAAGCGCCCTTCGCGCCGAAATTGCACAACTGGAAGCCTCGCGCGAAAGCATCTCCGCCGAAGCCTCAAACCGTGTCAGCAACCTCGAACAAACCCGTGCCCGGCTTGAGCAGGATATTGCCGCCCGCGACGCCCAGCTTGCCGAAAGCCAGCGGCTGTTTCAGGAGTTGGCGCAAAGCGTGCGCTCCCTGAGTGACCGCGCGGATATGCTTGACCGCGCCCACCACGAGATTGCCGCGCCCTCGCACGCACCAGACGATCAACAGCCCGCAACGGCACAGGCTGTCAGCCACCAAATGGCCCCTGAGCCTGATCCAAACTATGAGCCTGAACCCGGATACGAACCTGAACCGACACATGAAGCGCCGTCAGCGGTTCAACATGAACCGGTCGCAGAGCAGTCTGCACCGGCCGTTGTCCAAACGCAGGATGAGCAAGACGACGCTGAAACACCGGCACCGGCTCAAGCGGCGCGTGAAACTCCGGCAATGCCGGACCTGCCGCGCGAAACCACCCTGTCAGATCGCATCCGTGCCCTGCGCAACGGTGTATCAGCCTAGCGCGTTTGCCTAGGGCACCAGCGGCGTCAGCACCAGCGAACTGACAACGCGCCCGTCGCGGGTATTCACCACCATGATCCGCTCCGGCAGGCCATTCGTGTTGCCCAGATGAATGACAAGCCGCCGCTCATCACCCGTGACCGAGCGGATCTGATAGCCTTGCGGCACCGGCACTTCAAAGTCGCCGGTCATCGTGACAGCGACTGAGGCTGGCACCGGCGCTGACACTTGGGCTTCATCACCCGAAGATGCTATCCGTGAGGCAATGGTCGCCACCACAATGGCAAAGCCGATTATCAGGAGAATGCCGAGCACAATGACCGTGACAAGCAACACACGCTGGGTGCGCGCGGTCGCTGCATCAATTTCCTGCTCTTCTGCCGTCCCGCCTGTTGCGTCGTTTTCGTGTTGAGCCGCCATGACCGATCATCCTTCGCCCGCTGATCCTGCCTTCCCATATCGCGTTGAGACGCTGGAGGCCAGCGGTGACGCAACAACCCTGCGCGTGACCCTGCCTGACGACGTGCCCGCCATGCGGGTGGACAAGCTGCTGGCTCTTGCGTTGCCGGACTTATCCCGCGCCCGCCTTCAGGCGCTGATCGCCGAGGGATGCGTCCGGCTCGTTGATGATCCGAACACGGCACAAAGCAGCACGCCGTTCAGCGATGCCTCTGCCCGCATCAAACCCAGCACGGCCTTTGATGTAACCCTTCCGCCCGCCAGGGCAGCAACGCCGCAACCACAAAACATTCACCTCGATGTTCTGTATGAAGACGATGACCTGATCGTCATCAACAAACCCGCCGGCATGGTGGTGCACCCCGCCGCCGGCAACGAGGACGGCACGCTGGTGAACGCCCTGCTGCATCATTGCGCAGGCTCACTGTCAGGCGTCGGCGGCGTCGCCCGGCCCGGCATTGTGCATCGGCTGGACAAGGAAACATCCGGCGTGATGGTGGCCGCCAAGAACGACGCGGCCCATCAGGCACTGGCCGCGCAATTTGCCTCCCACGGCGCTGACGGTGCCCTTGAGCGCGCCTACTGGGCACTGGTTTGGGGGCATCCGCGCCGCCGCAAGTTCACCATTGATGCGCCACTGGGCCGCCACCCCAATGACCGCAAGAAAATGGCCATCGTCGCGCAGGCTGCCGCCGACAAAAGCACCGGCCCCAATCGCGGGCGGCGAGCTGTTACCCACCTTGAGGTCAAAAAGCGCTTCGAGCCGGGCGGCAAGCCCGTTGCCGCGCTGGTTGAATGCCGTCTTGAGACCGGACGCACGCACCAGATCAGGGTGCATCTCACCAAGGAAGGCATTCCGGTAATCGGCGATCCGGTGTACGGCCGCAGCCACATGACCATGGCCAATGGCCTGCCCGAACCCGCCAAATCCGTTGCCCAAAGCTTCGACCGGCAGGCGCTACATGCATATCTTCTGGGGTTCAGGCACCCAAAAACCGCAGAAAAGATGGTTTTCGAGGCACCTTTGCCACCCGATATGGCGGAATTGCTGGCCTCTTTAGAAGCATTATAAAATATCTGTGAACAACCCCTTCAAGATTCACGGTCAATGCCCTATATTCAGGTGGCTTGAGGGCGACCCTGCGTAAAACATTGAACCAAAAAATGTTTAGGGTATTGAGCCTCAATCAGGGCCCGCTCCCATTCTTGCGGGGTCCGGAGGGGAGTTTTCGACATGGCGACCAAATCCATTCCAACTCTGACGCCTGACGGCAGCCTGACGCGCTACCTGCAGGAAATCCGCAAGTTCCCGATGCTGGAGCCGGAAGAGGAATACATGCTCGGCAAACGCTACGCCGAGCACGAAGACCCCGACGCCGCCCACAAGCTGGTGACCAGCCACCTGCGTCTGGTCGCCAAGATCGCCATGGGCTATCGCGGCTATGGCCTGCCGATTGCCGAAGTGATTTCCGAAGGCAATGTGGGCCTGATGCAGGCCGTCAAGCGCTTTGACCCTGAAAAAGGCTTCAGGCTTTCCACCTACGCCATGTGGTGGGTGCGCGCGGCCATTCAGGAATACATTTTGCGGTCGTGGAGCCTGGTGAAAATCGGCACCACCGCCGCACAGAAGAAGCTGTTCTTCAACCTGCGCAAAACCAAAAGCAAAATTGATGCGCTGGAAGACGGCGATCTGCGCCCTGAGCACGTCACATCCATTGCGACCAAGCTGGGCGTGCCGGAGCAGGACGTCATCAACATGAACCGCCGCATGTCCAATGGCGGCGACCAGTCGCTGAACGCCCCCATGCGCGCTGATGCGGACGGCGGCGAGTGGCAGGACTGGCTGGTGGACGACAGCGAAACCGCCGAGGAAGTGCTCTCCGAAAGCCAGGAGCTGGGCCGCCGCCGCGAAATGCTGAGCGCCGCCATGCAGACCCTCAACGAGCGTGAAATGCACATCCTCACCGAGCGCCGTCTCAAGGATGAGCCCTCAACGCTGGAAGACCTCAGCCAGGAATACGGCATCAGCCGCGAACGTGTCCGCCAGATTGAAGTGCGCGCCTTTGAAAAGCTTCAAAAAGCCATGCAGGCCGCCCACAAGGACGAAGTCCGCGCAACCCGTGAGCGGGCCGAGGAATACGCGAGCTAAGCACTCCGCACAGCAAACGAAAAAGGCCGGTCCGCATTGCAGCGCCCGGCCTTTTTATTTCCGCACCCCCGGACGTGATGCGGTGTCCACATCAGCGCCCGCCACATCAGCGTCCGCCACATCCACGCCCTTGCAGGCCCGGCATCGCAGTTCGATGGTCGAACCATCCGTGCCCCTGAACTGCATCTTCACCCAGCGCCCCTGATCGTCGTACCAGACCTCGTTGTCAATCGCGCCGGAATACTGGTAGCGCGTGGCGTCGATGGTGCCGTGTGCGGTCTCAACCTGCTCCACGCCAAGCGGCGCAAGCTCGACCCCGGCGATACGTCCGGTGAACGTATCCAGCACCTGCGTCGCGCCGATGACACCGGCATTCCAGTGGTTGGTCGGATAGATGCCTACCGGCGTCTGATCGGTGCCATTGGGCCCACGAACAAAGAGGACGCCGTTATTCGCCTCAGCATCAATCTCAATAACCGAGCCTGCGTCATTGGTCCGCGCTGTCAGCGACATCAACGCGCCGTCGCGCCACACAGCATCCGACTCATAGTCAAACCTGTACACCGTGATGAACAGGGCTGACACCGCAAGACTTGTGGACGTGGTGACGCGCAGGCCCTCATCAGCCGCCTCGAACTGCACGTAATGCTGCCCGACAGGCGATCCGTTGCGATAAACCCCGAACTCCATGCGGTCGCCGTAAAGCGCACGCACATCGCCGATGGATACCGCCGCCGCGGGCACCGCACTGAACGCAGACGACATGGCGGAAGCAATCGCCACCAGAACAGCACGCCGCATCACTGACCTCACTTGATTTGCTGACACTCAAGGCTGTTTACGCACCAGCGCACAAACCGGATCGGCCAGCCTCACAAGCCATACCGACGGCCCTCACTCAGTGCTTCCCCGCGGCTTGACCGCGGGGCCCAGAGCTAAATGCACTTCCCTCAAAAACCACCCTGGATTCCGCGGTCAAGCCGCAGAAAGGCATGAGGGGTGTGCCGCGCAGTGCAACAACCAAAGGGCGATGCTACTCAGCCGCCACACCCGTGCCGATCGGGCACGTCACGCCCGTGCCGCCAAGCCCGCAATAGCCATTGGGGTTCTTCGCCAGATACTGCTGGTGATAATCCTCGGCAAAATAAAACGCCGGTGCTGAGCGTATCTCCGTCGTCACAGCGCCAAACCCGCGTGCTCCAAGGGCGCGTTCATATAACGCCTTTGATGCCTGCGCCGCCTCAAGCTGATCATCCGTGTACGTATAAATAGCCGAGCGATACTGCGTGCCGACATCACCGCCCTGCCGCATACCCTGCGTCGGGTCATGGGATTCCCAGAATGTTTTCAGCAATGTGTCAAACGAGACCCTGGCCGGGTCAAACACCACCAGCACAACTTCCGTGTGCCCGGTCTGCCCGGAGCATACTTCCTCATAGGTGGCGTTGGGCGTATAGCCGCCCGCATAGCCAACGGCAGTGACATGCACACCGTCCAGCTCCCAGAACTTGCGCTCAGCGCCCCAGAAGCAGCCAAGCCCGAACTGCACTTGCTGCAAGCCTTGCGCATATGGACCCTTGAGCGCTGCACCATTCACAAAGTGGGTGTCAGCGGTGGGAAGCTCAAAATCACGGCCCGGCAGCGCTGCGTCCGCGGCAACCATCTCAGCCTTTTTGCGCCCAAACATCGCGTGTACCTCCTGCTGGCAAAATATCGTTACGACTAATGTAGGGGCTCGCCCCCCTGCGGACCAGCCCGCTAGCGCCGCACCATCAGCACAACACCGGTCGCCCAGTCCATTTGCGTGAACACAAAGCCGTGACGCGCCCGCAAATCAGCAAGATACGCATCCACATTGGCCTGATGCCCGTCGGGCCAGTTGGGCTGCGGCAGCAGATCATCCACCACATAGATGCCACCGGGTGCAAGCGCCCCCAGCGCCTCATCCAGATGCGAAAACTTGCCCGGCCAAGCATCGGCAAAAATCAGGTCGAGCGACGCAAGCGCCATGCCCTCCAGCACCGCCCCGCCATCTTCAAGAAGAAATGACACACGGGCGTCGCTGCCCAGCACCTCACGGGCGATAGCCTGCGGGGCCTCATCCGTATCAACGCTGACAAGCCGCGCCTCTGCATCCATACCCGCCAACAGCCAAGCCGCCCCCAGCCCGCACCCGGTACCAAGCTCCAGAAACTGTCCGCCGGGCTTCGCCGCCGCAAGCGATGCCAGCAACTGCCCGACAGGAACGCCGGAGTTCATGTCGAAGTCCAACGCCGTGGCGCGGGTTTCAATTTCAGAAAGTGTCGTTGGGTAGCCCGTTTCCATTCTCACCCCCACCCCAACCCTCCCCACAAGGGGGAGGGGGAATTTTTGCTGTGTCGCCGCCCCCTGCTTCCCCCTCCCCTTGATGGGGAGGGCCGGGGTGGGGTGACAGCCTAAAAACAAACGCCGAAAAAGAAGAAAGGGCCGCACCGGCGCTCTGCCGGATACGACCCTTTCCCGTGACTTCAGCGGGGTCAAAACCCCTAGAGCCAAAAGCACTGACCGGTTAGCAGACCACCTCGAAGGTTGCCCCAATTAGACCCGCTACCGACAAGGACCCGTAGCCCCGCTGCGTGACACTCGACATTGGATCACCTCCTTTCAATACGTTAAAACCACGTACAAGGCTGAGGTGATTTGCAGTTTTTCGCAAGCAGGAATTTGCTAATCGAATTTAAAGGCCGCTTTTTCATACACATCAGAGATCACCTTGGATTTCTTCCAGTGCGACCTCTCGTCTTTCGCCATTCGCGAAGTCGCCATTACGAGAGCAATGCGAACAGACTGGGAAAGCTCGTCATAGCTATCTTTCACATGAAGAACATCAGCTCGGCTGGACACCTTCGACATCGCGATCAGACACTCACGACGAACAACCAGGTCATCAGTACTCTGATAAATTGTCAGTAGTTTTGCGGAAAGTTTTGTTAGACCAGCTTCACCAATCAACCAGACAATCCAGAATAGTGAGTGGCCGGGAACAAAAATTGTCTTCTTTGAAAGGTCTGCAAGTATGGAGCTGCAGAACTTTTTGACCTCAGTTTTTGTAAATTCTGTGGATCGCGCCAGCGCCTTACAGATCGCATCGAGCACCGGAAACAGCCTGTCCACATTGGCAATCGCCTTATCAATGATCTGGCGACGGACATCGGAATCGAAGTCCTCGCGAAACACAACTCTCTCGAGAATGTGCCGGGTGAGGCCATATTTCGGCTCATCTTCAATGCGCAATGCTAGGTCGAATACGCTTGCAACATCCTCCGGTGTCACTTCGTCTTCTTCATCACCATCATCGTCAGGGTCTGCCTCATCCGTGTCGTATAGGCTTTCAGCCTGCATGCGACGGACCAAGTCTCTAAAGTGCTTGTGCTCTTCGTCATAAGTCTTCCAGACGTCATTCACAAACTTGTCTTTCTCGTACACCTCCGTCTTTTTTAGGTTAAGGGTTAGACCATGATGTTCGCGAAGCCATTTGGAAAGGTACTGGATGACCTCCACCGCTTGGCCGTGGGTTTTGGTGAACACTGTGAAGTCGTCCATCCAACGAACAAAATCGACACCTTTCTGCTCAAGTGCACCATCGACATCGATCAAGAGCGCTTCCGCAAGCACTCTACAAGCGTACGGACCCGTCGGAATGCCATAACTATTGTTACCGCTGAAGTTGGAAAGTAGTTTCGCAAGTACACGCACTGCGTCAACCTCACGCGTGGTCTTGGCAGCAGCTTGTAGGCTGTTTTCAAGCCGATGCTGATACACATTCGAGAAAAAGTCTGCGATATCTATGGTGGCTACATATCTAGCCTTTTTCAGACGCAGCCTCTTGGCAGTCTGAGTTCGGTACTTCTCAAAAGCACCTGAAGTCTCGTATAGCGCCTCCCTTCGTGAGCCTGCTCGGTAAGAGAAAGACTTTTTGCTACTAGTAGGCAGGCGAGCTGCTACTACAGAGTCTCTGAGCAATCTACACAAGGTGACGAGAATAAGGACGTCCTGTATATGCAAGAGCTCAATAGGACGAATGACCTTTGAGTCTTTAGCAACGTAAGAATTCAGAACCGGATTCGGTTTGTAAGTGTCGAGATCTAACTTTTGGATGTGATCGACGACCGCATCCCAATCATCTTCAACAATCCGCAATTCGGGGGGCGGCGGGAAGAAGCTTCCCACGCCGTGGAAAAGCACGGCTTGTTTTCCTAGAGTTAGTTCGTCCTCTGTCAGATAGAACAATGATTGCTACCCCTTCAGCGCCTCATTCGACTCTTTCACCGCTTCCAGTTTCTCCGCATCCTGATAAATCTCGCCGCCGGTATTCCGAAAAGTTTCAGCCATTTTTTCCATGCCCTCAGCCGCTTCCTTTTCGGCCGCGTAGTCGCGCACGTCCTGGCTGATTTTCATGGAGCAGAACTTGGGGCCGCACATGGAGCAGAAATGCGCCACCTTGTGGGCTTCCTTGGGCAATGTCTGGTCGTGGAACTCGCGCGCACGTTCAGGGTCCAGCGACAGGTTGAACTGGTCCAGCCAGCGGAACTCGAAGCGGGCCCGTGACAGCGCATCATCGCGCAACTGCGCACCGGGGTGCCCCTTGGCCAAGTCTGCGGCGTGAGCGGCAATCTTGTAGGTGATGACGCCTTCCTTCACATCATCACGGTCCGGCAGGCCCAGATGTTCCTTCGGCGTCACATAGCAAAGCATCGCACACCCGAACCAGCCGATCATCGCCGCGCCAATGCCCGACGTGATGTGGTCATAGCCCGGCGCAATGTCAGTGGTGAGCGGGCCAAGCGTATAGAATGGCGCCTCGCCGCATTCACGCAGCTGCTTGTCCATGTTGACCTTGATCTTGTGCATGGGCACGTGGCCCGGCCCTTCGATCATCACCTGGCAACCCTTGGCCCAGGCGATCTGTGTGAGTTCGCCCAGCGTTTCAAGCTCGGCAAACTGCGCCTCGTCATTGGCATCCGCAATGGAGCCGGGGCGCAACCCGTCGCCCAGCGAGAACGACACGTCGTACTTGGCCATGATGTCGCAAATCTCGTCGAAATGGTCGTAGAGAAAGCTCTCCTTGTGGTGATGCAGGCACCACTTGGCCATGATGGAGCCACCGCGCGACACAATGCCGGTCACGCGCTTGGCGGTGAGGTGGATATAGGCCAGCCGCACGCCCGCATGAATGGTGAAGTAATCCACCCCCTGCTCTGCCTGC
The window above is part of the Pyruvatibacter sp. genome. Proteins encoded here:
- a CDS encoding RluA family pseudouridine synthase, with amino-acid sequence MTDHPSPADPAFPYRVETLEASGDATTLRVTLPDDVPAMRVDKLLALALPDLSRARLQALIAEGCVRLVDDPNTAQSSTPFSDASARIKPSTAFDVTLPPARAATPQPQNIHLDVLYEDDDLIVINKPAGMVVHPAAGNEDGTLVNALLHHCAGSLSGVGGVARPGIVHRLDKETSGVMVAAKNDAAHQALAAQFASHGADGALERAYWALVWGHPRRRKFTIDAPLGRHPNDRKKMAIVAQAAADKSTGPNRGRRAVTHLEVKKRFEPGGKPVAALVECRLETGRTHQIRVHLTKEGIPVIGDPVYGRSHMTMANGLPEPAKSVAQSFDRQALHAYLLGFRHPKTAEKMVFEAPLPPDMAELLASLEAL
- the thiC gene encoding phosphomethylpyrimidine synthase ThiC, producing the protein MNIHSTPNAPTTDDVTTGPLPASTKVYVSPDGHPDVRVPLREIELEPTAMEPPVRVYDTSGVYSDPDVAINIEAGLPRTRTAWSLALGGVAEYDGREVKPEDNGNVSEGALARAFPVVNKPLKGDGSQPLTQYQCAKAGIITKEMEYVALRENIGRKKALEDAARDVAQGESFGADIPEFITAEFVRSEIARGRAIIPANINHPELEPMIIGRNFAVKINANIGNSAVTSSVAEEVDKMVWSIRWGADTVMDLSTGRNIHNTRDWIIRNAPVPIGTVPIYQALEKVNGVAEDLTWEVYRDTLIEQAEQGVDYFTIHAGVRLAYIHLTAKRVTGIVSRGGSIMAKWCLHHHKESFLYDHFDEICDIMAKYDVSFSLGDGLRPGSIADANDEAQFAELETLGELTQIAWAKGCQVMIEGPGHVPMHKIKVNMDKQLRECGEAPFYTLGPLTTDIAPGYDHITSGIGAAMIGWFGCAMLCYVTPKEHLGLPDRDDVKEGVITYKIAAHAADLAKGHPGAQLRDDALSRARFEFRWLDQFNLSLDPERAREFHDQTLPKEAHKVAHFCSMCGPKFCSMKISQDVRDYAAEKEAAEGMEKMAETFRNTGGEIYQDAEKLEAVKESNEALKG
- the rpoH gene encoding RNA polymerase sigma factor RpoH, encoding MATKSIPTLTPDGSLTRYLQEIRKFPMLEPEEEYMLGKRYAEHEDPDAAHKLVTSHLRLVAKIAMGYRGYGLPIAEVISEGNVGLMQAVKRFDPEKGFRLSTYAMWWVRAAIQEYILRSWSLVKIGTTAAQKKLFFNLRKTKSKIDALEDGDLRPEHVTSIATKLGVPEQDVINMNRRMSNGGDQSLNAPMRADADGGEWQDWLVDDSETAEEVLSESQELGRRREMLSAAMQTLNEREMHILTERRLKDEPSTLEDLSQEYGISRERVRQIEVRAFEKLQKAMQAAHKDEVRATRERAEEYAS
- a CDS encoding RNA-directed DNA polymerase, coding for MFYLTEDELTLGKQAVLFHGVGSFFPPPPELRIVEDDWDAVVDHIQKLDLDTYKPNPVLNSYVAKDSKVIRPIELLHIQDVLILVTLCRLLRDSVVAARLPTSSKKSFSYRAGSRREALYETSGAFEKYRTQTAKRLRLKKARYVATIDIADFFSNVYQHRLENSLQAAAKTTREVDAVRVLAKLLSNFSGNNSYGIPTGPYACRVLAEALLIDVDGALEQKGVDFVRWMDDFTVFTKTHGQAVEVIQYLSKWLREHHGLTLNLKKTEVYEKDKFVNDVWKTYDEEHKHFRDLVRRMQAESLYDTDEADPDDDGDEEDEVTPEDVASVFDLALRIEDEPKYGLTRHILERVVFREDFDSDVRRQIIDKAIANVDRLFPVLDAICKALARSTEFTKTEVKKFCSSILADLSKKTIFVPGHSLFWIVWLIGEAGLTKLSAKLLTIYQSTDDLVVRRECLIAMSKVSSRADVLHVKDSYDELSQSVRIALVMATSRMAKDERSHWKKSKVISDVYEKAAFKFD
- the msrA gene encoding peptide-methionine (S)-S-oxide reductase MsrA, encoding MFGRKKAEMVAADAALPGRDFELPTADTHFVNGAALKGPYAQGLQQVQFGLGCFWGAERKFWELDGVHVTAVGYAGGYTPNATYEEVCSGQTGHTEVVLVVFDPARVSFDTLLKTFWESHDPTQGMRQGGDVGTQYRSAIYTYTDDQLEAAQASKALYERALGARGFGAVTTEIRSAPAFYFAEDYHQQYLAKNPNGYCGLGGTGVTCPIGTGVAAE
- a CDS encoding class I SAM-dependent methyltransferase, giving the protein METGYPTTLSEIETRATALDFDMNSGVPVGQLLASLAAAKPGGQFLELGTGCGLGAAWLLAGMDAEARLVSVDTDEAPQAIAREVLGSDARVSFLLEDGGAVLEGMALASLDLIFADAWPGKFSHLDEALGALAPGGIYVVDDLLPQPNWPDGHQANVDAYLADLRARHGFVFTQMDWATGVVLMVRR
- a CDS encoding DUF6134 family protein, with the translated sequence MRRAVLVAIASAMSSAFSAVPAAAVSIGDVRALYGDRMEFGVYRNGSPVGQHYVQFEAADEGLRVTTSTSLAVSALFITVYRFDYESDAVWRDGALMSLTARTNDAGSVIEIDAEANNGVLFVRGPNGTDQTPVGIYPTNHWNAGVIGATQVLDTFTGRIAGVELAPLGVEQVETAHGTIDATRYQYSGAIDNEVWYDDQGRWVKMQFRGTDGSTIELRCRACKGVDVADADVAGADVDTASRPGVRK